A section of the Rubritalea squalenifaciens DSM 18772 genome encodes:
- a CDS encoding alpha-2-macroglobulin family protein yields MKRLAFTLSLLAAATLQAKPTLHISTSDIRPESTYKLVFDRAVVPESVVNTTTTNSILSIKPEIKGELRWSSQNMAQFIPSEAPKMGTEYTFSINSKLQHLDKSPIPDGKIRSLASEAFKPSYHRKSSVNNRMPSNYIRFNDDVDPDKIEKFFYYIDEEGHRLDAVVRQATWGDLESTYYIRPSWHQRFINLKAKKEDQQVEEKTEWQQNSPISNGVIVTPKKPLPIGEKWNLMVKKGLPNLSKTNKTPEQIAYFIWSIKPFEIKEISPLVRADHPREILFYFNSNLAKGLKEEQLSQLITVTPTPPNLKISLDGNSYLVASGDFSGTNNYTVTVSEDLAAANGLTLEKSTAKKIVFKNVESGIGLPTFNTAQLSKGHRTYTVDTVNMKEIHVRIKALEPKQLIRTEQGYRHYTGDGYNYDDISPTKPLPFELISGDTVYDQVIALDNKIDTSIRITLNWDEILPDKQQSASLFVSVVGTPKDQLSSEESRKREAQAVIQLTDLGLAWKIAEDHVWIYTYSLDTGLPVPSATVSIYGEDAKLLQTVKSDKSGLAKLPRSEADRHLIAHLKDDSFAVTFDNSLSTVYMWRFPVNFSWSEKTYWERDMMTFTDRNLYRPGEKVRFKAILREFMDNQIRLTEDSKVQVQLRDPDRKVLFEKEITLSKNGSLDTEFDLPSEKVGTFSIHCQIVTNEDAETVADADEEENEQQARSVFLHRFSVQEFRRNAFEISANLPAPKPGDTNIQLDVEANYYQGTPVAEGELQWHFTSTPTGFYPDKFRDFKFGDHRKYDPYYWSYYFGYKDDSSNFRDSEHKNGKLTLSSDGSASVSMDIPKLEFPSPQRLSFTSSIRDTRDQTLSDTQTVVHHPTAIYYGISRRDQLTRVSEPFKLNIVAVDPDGEYSKTTSKVSVQIQREYHVTNKVKSDDGRVRVHNETKIEDISTQEFEVKAGKTNALSLTAEKPGRYIFTVKGADAEGRESISASHLYVYGSKEYPWATEEGMRIKLVSEKKNYLPGDTARILVMTPIEGTALVSVERKGVIQTFRRTLSMDKPVIEFPIDDTMAPNAYVSVLVIRGAADSPHKYKQAALKLGFCEISVTDPSKKLKIALEIPGDYHRPGEEVTVTGKVTDHRGRAVSNSEVVLYAEDEGTLAVMGYHTPSPLKHFHRDRPLSLRTGVSLGSIVSENPEDAYYGNKGFTIGGGGGFFDETAGEDIKPRNNFDPCAAWFPTVITDSKGQFKLSFNTPDTLTRYRVMATALSGADRFGSTSTDLVVSKNIMLEPKPPRFASEGDTMTQRVLVQNVSKLSGTWDVSLTADSLTKVIGATENTLTKSVTLTAGEQATVSFDVSFINTGETQWTWKAIPRELEGTELTSATSSEYSDAMINKFEVTYPRPLLRHANFIRFENGNENRINMVANVNPILMNGRGHADLELSNSLLLEAGGAVDYLLRYPYGCVEQTTSSLMPWFAVRDLKSTVPGFANTSEKKVKEAIQKGANRLLSMQTSSGGLSYWPGEGEATDWATAYGGMALLLAKQQGANVPDSAIDGITKYLAESLRKPAKPNYNQWHADTECRALYVLALAGKPQQAFQNKFYDMKDKLGDSSRAFLALAIHHSGGAKDQAISLLTEPVKDDPNSYWMRYRANVPSQLLAWSTIDPKGEQADLKLQELLAKRGQQGHWHTTWVNGWALHAMAAYARYVESERSDSTITLHLASGTKTIQLSKNQPVQNLRLPLEEVQNLEASSDHKAFARVVISAKPEVAPVGPVGHSGLAIKRRYERVTSDGKTSPLLYPKVGDLVLVTLDITFADELQYVAIDDPLPSTFEIVNEDFASQAAFVKSKKNWKVARTELRDDRALFFLNRSWRGRTDSVSYLARITAEGEVHAPPAKVEAMYDPSKYALSGARTITTTR; encoded by the coding sequence ATGAAACGTCTTGCTTTTACCCTATCCCTGCTTGCCGCTGCGACTCTGCAGGCCAAGCCCACACTCCACATATCCACCTCGGATATTCGCCCAGAGTCCACCTACAAGCTCGTCTTTGACCGGGCGGTCGTCCCGGAAAGCGTGGTCAACACTACCACGACTAACAGCATCCTTTCTATTAAGCCTGAGATCAAAGGAGAGCTTCGCTGGTCCAGCCAGAACATGGCTCAGTTCATTCCCTCTGAAGCTCCCAAGATGGGAACTGAATACACCTTCTCTATCAACTCCAAGCTTCAACATCTGGACAAGTCCCCCATACCTGACGGAAAGATCCGTTCCCTCGCCTCAGAAGCATTCAAACCAAGCTATCATCGCAAGTCATCGGTCAATAACCGCATGCCTTCTAATTATATCCGCTTCAATGACGACGTAGACCCAGACAAAATCGAGAAGTTCTTCTACTACATTGATGAGGAAGGTCACCGTCTGGACGCGGTAGTGAGACAAGCCACATGGGGAGACCTAGAGAGCACATACTACATTCGCCCGAGTTGGCACCAGCGCTTCATCAACCTCAAGGCAAAGAAGGAAGATCAGCAAGTTGAAGAGAAAACCGAATGGCAACAGAACTCCCCAATTAGCAACGGAGTCATCGTCACCCCCAAAAAGCCACTCCCCATCGGTGAAAAGTGGAACCTCATGGTCAAGAAGGGGCTGCCCAACCTCAGTAAAACAAACAAGACTCCTGAGCAGATTGCCTATTTCATCTGGAGCATCAAACCATTCGAGATCAAAGAAATCTCCCCACTCGTGCGTGCAGATCATCCACGAGAGATCCTCTTCTATTTCAATTCTAATTTAGCCAAGGGTTTGAAGGAAGAGCAATTAAGCCAACTTATTACGGTCACCCCTACCCCGCCGAACCTCAAAATCAGTCTGGATGGTAACAGCTACCTGGTAGCCAGCGGTGACTTCAGTGGCACAAACAACTACACAGTCACTGTCTCCGAGGATCTGGCTGCCGCCAACGGCCTGACTCTGGAGAAATCGACTGCCAAGAAAATCGTCTTCAAGAATGTCGAATCCGGCATCGGCCTCCCAACCTTCAATACCGCCCAGCTTTCCAAAGGTCACCGCACCTACACCGTAGACACGGTAAATATGAAGGAGATCCACGTGAGGATCAAAGCCCTGGAACCTAAGCAACTCATCCGTACTGAGCAAGGATACCGACACTACACAGGTGACGGATACAATTATGATGATATCAGCCCTACCAAACCACTCCCCTTCGAACTCATCAGTGGTGATACCGTCTATGATCAGGTCATCGCTCTGGATAATAAAATCGACACGAGTATACGCATCACCCTCAACTGGGACGAAATACTGCCGGACAAACAGCAGTCCGCCAGCCTTTTTGTCTCTGTCGTGGGTACTCCTAAAGACCAGCTGAGCTCAGAAGAGAGCCGCAAGCGGGAAGCTCAAGCCGTGATCCAACTGACAGACCTAGGTCTGGCTTGGAAAATCGCCGAAGATCACGTCTGGATCTACACCTACTCTCTGGATACAGGGCTGCCTGTCCCCTCTGCCACCGTGTCCATCTACGGTGAAGACGCCAAGCTGCTACAAACGGTGAAGAGCGACAAATCAGGACTCGCCAAACTCCCACGCTCAGAGGCGGACCGCCACCTGATCGCCCATCTTAAGGATGACAGCTTTGCCGTCACCTTCGATAATTCCCTCAGCACTGTCTACATGTGGCGTTTCCCTGTCAATTTCAGCTGGTCTGAAAAGACCTACTGGGAGCGAGACATGATGACCTTTACAGACCGCAACCTCTACCGCCCGGGCGAGAAGGTTCGCTTCAAGGCCATACTCAGGGAGTTCATGGACAACCAGATTCGCCTAACAGAAGACAGCAAAGTACAGGTCCAACTGAGAGATCCTGACAGGAAAGTGCTCTTTGAAAAAGAAATCACACTTAGTAAAAACGGCAGCTTGGACACCGAGTTTGATCTTCCCTCAGAGAAAGTTGGCACCTTCTCCATTCACTGCCAGATAGTCACCAATGAGGACGCAGAGACGGTGGCCGACGCAGATGAAGAAGAGAATGAGCAACAGGCCCGCAGCGTATTCCTCCATCGTTTCTCGGTTCAAGAGTTCCGCAGAAATGCTTTTGAGATCAGCGCCAACCTGCCTGCACCAAAACCCGGTGACACTAACATCCAACTGGATGTGGAGGCAAACTACTACCAGGGAACCCCAGTAGCTGAGGGTGAACTACAATGGCATTTCACCTCTACGCCGACCGGCTTCTACCCAGACAAATTCCGCGACTTCAAGTTCGGCGACCACCGCAAGTACGACCCTTACTACTGGAGCTACTACTTCGGCTATAAAGATGACAGCAGCAACTTCCGAGATTCGGAACACAAAAACGGAAAGCTTACTTTATCAAGTGACGGCTCTGCATCCGTCAGCATGGATATTCCGAAGCTAGAATTCCCATCACCACAGCGGCTCTCCTTCACGAGCTCCATCCGTGATACTCGTGACCAGACACTCTCGGATACTCAGACGGTCGTCCACCACCCTACCGCTATTTATTACGGTATCTCCAGAAGAGACCAGCTCACTCGCGTCAGTGAACCATTTAAATTAAACATCGTCGCAGTAGATCCCGATGGTGAATATTCAAAGACCACTTCTAAGGTCTCGGTACAGATTCAGCGCGAGTACCATGTTACTAACAAGGTAAAGTCGGATGACGGTAGAGTCCGCGTCCACAATGAGACAAAGATCGAGGACATCTCAACCCAAGAGTTTGAAGTCAAGGCCGGTAAGACCAATGCCCTTTCCCTCACAGCAGAGAAACCTGGACGTTACATCTTCACCGTCAAAGGTGCCGATGCTGAAGGCCGTGAGAGCATTTCCGCCAGCCATCTCTATGTCTACGGTTCCAAGGAATATCCATGGGCAACTGAAGAAGGCATGCGCATCAAACTGGTCTCCGAGAAGAAGAACTATCTCCCTGGAGACACAGCGCGCATCCTCGTGATGACACCAATCGAAGGAACAGCCCTTGTTAGCGTGGAGAGAAAAGGTGTTATCCAGACCTTCCGCCGTACACTGAGCATGGACAAGCCAGTGATCGAATTCCCGATCGATGATACGATGGCTCCAAACGCCTACGTTTCAGTCCTGGTGATTCGTGGCGCTGCGGACAGCCCGCACAAATACAAACAAGCAGCACTCAAGCTTGGCTTCTGTGAAATCTCCGTAACTGATCCTAGCAAGAAGCTAAAGATCGCTCTGGAAATCCCCGGAGACTACCACCGTCCTGGCGAGGAAGTCACGGTGACCGGCAAGGTGACTGACCACCGAGGCAGAGCCGTGAGCAACAGTGAAGTCGTCCTTTATGCAGAGGACGAAGGCACCCTCGCGGTCATGGGGTACCATACCCCTTCCCCGCTCAAGCACTTCCATCGTGATAGACCCCTATCCCTACGAACAGGTGTATCTCTTGGAAGCATAGTCTCCGAAAATCCAGAGGACGCCTACTATGGAAACAAAGGATTCACCATTGGTGGCGGCGGGGGCTTCTTCGACGAAACAGCAGGAGAGGACATTAAACCCAGGAACAACTTTGATCCATGCGCCGCCTGGTTCCCAACTGTCATCACCGACTCGAAAGGTCAGTTCAAACTCAGCTTTAACACACCTGACACTCTGACCCGTTATCGAGTCATGGCAACAGCTCTCTCGGGAGCAGACCGTTTCGGCTCCACGAGTACAGATCTTGTGGTAAGTAAAAACATCATGCTTGAACCTAAGCCTCCTCGTTTTGCGAGCGAGGGAGATACGATGACTCAGCGCGTCCTGGTTCAGAATGTATCCAAACTCTCAGGTACCTGGGATGTCTCTCTGACAGCAGACAGCCTCACCAAGGTGATCGGCGCAACCGAAAACACGCTTACCAAATCCGTAACGCTCACCGCTGGTGAACAAGCCACTGTCAGCTTCGATGTCTCCTTCATCAATACAGGGGAAACCCAGTGGACCTGGAAAGCGATCCCGCGTGAACTGGAAGGAACCGAACTTACTTCGGCTACCAGCTCAGAATATAGCGACGCGATGATCAACAAATTCGAGGTCACCTATCCTCGCCCACTTCTGCGTCACGCAAACTTTATCCGCTTTGAAAACGGTAATGAGAACCGAATTAACATGGTGGCTAACGTGAACCCCATCCTCATGAATGGACGTGGTCATGCCGATCTAGAGCTGTCCAACTCTCTCCTTCTCGAAGCTGGCGGAGCAGTAGATTACCTTCTTCGATACCCCTACGGCTGCGTGGAGCAGACCACTTCTTCCCTGATGCCATGGTTTGCAGTCCGTGACCTCAAATCAACGGTTCCTGGCTTTGCCAACACTTCAGAGAAAAAGGTCAAAGAGGCCATCCAGAAAGGAGCCAATCGCCTGCTTTCCATGCAAACGTCATCCGGTGGTCTATCCTACTGGCCCGGTGAAGGAGAAGCCACCGACTGGGCCACCGCCTATGGCGGCATGGCGCTTCTGCTCGCCAAACAGCAAGGTGCCAACGTCCCTGACTCCGCCATTGATGGGATTACCAAATATCTTGCTGAAAGCCTGCGGAAGCCTGCAAAGCCTAACTACAACCAGTGGCATGCCGACACAGAATGCAGAGCCCTCTACGTTCTCGCTCTAGCCGGCAAACCTCAGCAAGCCTTCCAGAACAAATTCTATGACATGAAGGACAAACTCGGGGATAGTTCACGCGCCTTCCTGGCACTCGCCATCCATCATTCAGGAGGAGCCAAGGATCAGGCAATCAGCTTGCTCACCGAACCAGTCAAAGACGACCCGAACAGCTACTGGATGCGCTACCGTGCCAATGTCCCCTCCCAGCTTCTTGCCTGGTCAACTATTGACCCCAAAGGGGAACAGGCTGATCTGAAACTGCAGGAACTTCTGGCCAAGCGCGGCCAACAAGGTCACTGGCATACCACTTGGGTGAACGGCTGGGCTCTTCATGCCATGGCCGCTTATGCTCGATACGTTGAGTCAGAGCGCTCTGACTCTACCATTACCCTGCACCTGGCCTCTGGAACAAAGACGATCCAGCTGAGCAAGAACCAGCCTGTACAAAATTTGAGACTCCCGCTTGAGGAGGTCCAGAATCTAGAGGCGAGTTCCGATCACAAGGCCTTTGCCCGGGTTGTTATCTCCGCGAAGCCTGAGGTTGCTCCTGTTGGCCCAGTTGGTCACAGTGGTCTCGCCATTAAGCGCCGCTATGAACGTGTCACCTCAGACGGGAAAACCTCGCCATTGCTCTATCCAAAGGTAGGCGACCTTGTGCTGGTCACACTGGACATCACCTTTGCCGATGAACTCCAGTACGTCGCCATCGATGATCCGCTGCCAAGTACCTTTGAAATCGTCAACGAAGACTTCGCCTCACAGGCAGCCTTCGTGAAGAGTAAGAAGAACTGGAAAGTAGCACGTACTGAACTACGTGATGACCGCGCTCTATTCTTCCTGAACCGCTCATGGCGTGGCCGCACGGACTCCGTAAGCTATCTAGCCAGAATCACAGCAGAAGGCGAAGTGCACGCTCCACCTGCAAAAGTAGAAGCCATGTACGACCCAAGTAAGTACGCACTCTCTGGAGCACGGACCATCACGACCACCCGATAA
- a CDS encoding transglycosylase domain-containing protein, with product MYDHCHIAQGLRPVEAKKRRGRQLPRLLLHGSAIGAFIALIGWYLLPFAFPYNKPALSGPAPSVLILDREGRPLHHSPREDYYRHRHSLLEGIPQTLIEATLAAEDKRFYNHGGIDVFANIRAIKDSLTAGHFVSGASTITQQTVKLTSGVPPRTLKTKFIEALTARHLEMSEDKDTILAAYFNHLDYGNRTQGPQQAALHYFNKSLNDLSLAEYALLAGLPQAPSRHNPRRNPKNALERRNWVLDRMQIIYSIPAERIARAKSEPLELIPYKTHTKAQQLSQLVLPHRKEKSPHIQTTIKLEHQETARQLLQQELGLLKDKEVHHGAAVIIHNETGEILALVGTKDFSLSQINAALTPRSPGSALKPFTYLLAFENAGMSPATIVPDIPTSYAGIRGPEEVVNYDRQHHGPVTIYKALGNSLNVPAVRVLNDIGGPERLLTLLTSLGITTLDQPASTYGLGLTLGSGEVTLLEATNAFATIARLGLYTDTHITPANSVTHYKRLFSPESAYLVASVMADNNARLEGFGMHSNLHLPFPCAVKTGTSSDFRDNFCIGFTADFTVGVWVGNLDNRPMKGISGVTGAGPVFKKLMLAIHEKTEPSWLTKPARVSPVSVDPATGKRLSKGHPRYPLAIHTFSHIQYLPQQAGLSDYSENGDVYLDSRYHEWMQERPEGPYTASHTREIQEAFRVLSPARDATYLLDPDLPDHGAYLPLISNIPENTVWFSNTLRIINHEGKLTALLTEGMHSLTATNSKTGETQTLTFQVDSL from the coding sequence ATGTATGACCACTGCCATATCGCACAAGGCTTGCGACCAGTGGAAGCCAAGAAGAGGCGTGGGAGACAACTCCCTCGCCTGCTTCTTCATGGCTCGGCTATTGGCGCCTTCATTGCACTGATTGGCTGGTACCTGCTCCCCTTTGCCTTTCCCTATAATAAGCCCGCACTCTCTGGCCCTGCCCCCTCTGTCCTGATACTGGATAGAGAAGGAAGACCTCTCCACCACAGCCCTCGGGAGGATTACTACCGGCACCGGCACTCCCTGTTAGAAGGTATCCCGCAAACGCTGATTGAGGCCACTCTGGCAGCAGAGGATAAACGCTTTTATAACCATGGGGGCATTGATGTATTTGCTAATATACGGGCGATCAAAGACTCCCTGACAGCCGGCCATTTTGTCAGCGGAGCCTCCACCATTACTCAGCAAACCGTCAAGCTAACTTCAGGCGTGCCTCCGCGTACCCTCAAAACCAAATTCATAGAAGCCCTAACAGCCCGCCACTTGGAGATGAGTGAAGACAAGGATACGATCCTTGCCGCCTACTTCAACCATCTCGACTACGGAAACCGCACTCAAGGCCCGCAGCAAGCAGCGCTCCACTATTTCAACAAGTCCCTCAATGATCTTTCCTTGGCAGAGTATGCACTTCTGGCAGGACTGCCTCAGGCTCCTTCCCGCCACAACCCCAGAAGAAATCCCAAGAATGCTCTAGAGCGCAGAAATTGGGTGTTAGACCGGATGCAGATCATCTACTCGATTCCTGCCGAGCGCATTGCCAGAGCCAAATCCGAACCTCTCGAACTGATTCCCTACAAAACGCACACCAAAGCCCAGCAACTCTCGCAGCTAGTCCTCCCCCACCGCAAAGAAAAATCTCCGCATATCCAGACGACGATCAAACTGGAGCATCAAGAAACCGCCCGCCAGTTGCTCCAGCAGGAACTTGGATTACTCAAAGACAAGGAGGTACACCATGGCGCCGCCGTCATTATCCATAATGAGACCGGAGAAATACTAGCGCTGGTAGGCACGAAGGATTTCTCACTCTCGCAGATCAATGCGGCACTCACCCCCAGATCACCGGGTTCAGCACTGAAGCCATTCACCTACCTGCTTGCCTTTGAAAATGCCGGCATGTCTCCCGCCACGATTGTTCCTGATATCCCTACCAGCTATGCTGGGATCCGAGGACCTGAGGAAGTGGTCAACTATGACCGCCAACATCATGGCCCAGTCACCATCTACAAAGCTCTGGGGAACTCGTTGAACGTGCCAGCAGTCAGGGTGCTGAATGATATCGGTGGTCCAGAGCGACTACTCACACTCCTCACTTCGCTAGGTATCACCACACTCGATCAACCCGCAAGCACCTATGGTTTAGGCCTGACCCTAGGCTCTGGTGAAGTGACTCTACTGGAAGCCACCAATGCCTTTGCCACCATTGCCAGACTGGGCCTCTATACGGATACCCATATCACCCCTGCAAATTCAGTAACGCACTACAAACGATTATTCTCTCCTGAATCCGCCTATCTGGTCGCTTCAGTCATGGCAGACAATAACGCTCGCTTGGAAGGGTTCGGCATGCATTCCAATCTACACCTCCCCTTTCCCTGCGCAGTCAAAACGGGCACATCATCCGATTTCAGGGACAACTTCTGCATCGGCTTCACGGCCGATTTCACGGTAGGCGTCTGGGTAGGCAACTTGGACAACCGCCCCATGAAAGGCATCTCTGGGGTGACTGGGGCCGGCCCCGTCTTTAAAAAACTCATGCTGGCTATCCATGAGAAAACTGAACCCAGCTGGCTCACAAAGCCAGCCAGAGTCAGCCCCGTCTCCGTTGATCCAGCCACTGGAAAGAGGCTTTCAAAAGGACACCCTCGCTACCCACTCGCTATCCACACCTTCTCCCACATACAATATCTCCCCCAACAAGCCGGCTTGTCAGACTACTCTGAGAACGGCGACGTCTATCTAGATTCCCGTTACCATGAATGGATGCAGGAACGCCCTGAGGGCCCTTACACAGCATCCCATACTCGAGAAATCCAAGAAGCCTTTCGTGTTCTCTCCCCAGCACGTGATGCGACGTATCTTCTCGATCCGGATCTTCCCGATCATGGCGCTTACCTACCACTCATCTCAAACATCCCCGAAAACACCGTCTGGTTCTCAAACACGCTTCGCATCATTAACCATGAAGGCAAGCTCACCGCCCTTCTTACCGAAGGCATGCATAGCCTCACTGCCACCAACTCAAAGACTGGCGAAACTCAGACTCTCACCTTCCAGGTGGACTCTCTCTAG
- the fdhD gene encoding formate dehydrogenase accessory sulfurtransferase FdhD: MSEERSAEYQVQRAGKLVSDRLAVEEPMQITVDGCPIAVVMRTPGHDEDLVRGFLLTEGVLRSLSLVSRIDLEQKQNHALVFLKDDAEVDYEKQQRNLYSASSCGICGKASIESIRQELPRLESGFAVRKEVLLSLPDKMRETQETFEKTGGLHAAALFTQDGELVVLREDVGRHNAIDKVIGWAAAEEIDFSHLILQVSGRVSFEVMQKSHAVGIPVISAISAPTSLAVDFAQESGQTLIGFLRPPSYNVYSGEVV; encoded by the coding sequence ATGAGTGAAGAGCGGTCGGCTGAGTATCAGGTGCAGAGAGCTGGTAAGTTGGTCAGTGACAGGCTGGCCGTAGAGGAGCCAATGCAGATCACTGTCGACGGATGTCCCATTGCCGTGGTGATGCGTACGCCCGGGCATGATGAAGACCTCGTGAGGGGCTTTCTACTAACCGAAGGCGTTCTGAGGAGCCTTAGCCTTGTGAGTCGAATCGATCTGGAGCAAAAGCAAAACCATGCCTTGGTGTTTCTGAAAGACGATGCCGAAGTGGACTATGAAAAGCAGCAGCGCAATCTCTACAGTGCCTCAAGCTGCGGGATCTGTGGAAAGGCGAGCATAGAATCGATCCGTCAGGAATTGCCCAGGCTGGAGAGTGGTTTTGCTGTCAGGAAAGAGGTTTTGTTATCTCTTCCAGACAAGATGCGTGAGACCCAGGAGACATTTGAGAAGACTGGTGGTTTGCATGCGGCGGCTTTATTTACTCAGGATGGTGAGCTCGTGGTTTTGAGGGAAGATGTGGGCCGGCACAATGCGATCGACAAGGTGATTGGCTGGGCAGCTGCTGAGGAAATCGATTTTTCCCATCTTATCCTGCAGGTGAGTGGACGTGTCTCCTTTGAAGTGATGCAGAAATCTCACGCTGTAGGTATTCCGGTGATCAGCGCGATTTCGGCGCCTACCAGCCTGGCTGTGGATTTTGCCCAAGAGAGTGGACAGACCCTTATTGGATTTTTACGGCCTCCGAGTTACAACGTGTACTCGGGAGAGGTTGTCTAG
- a CDS encoding MOSC domain-containing protein: MKIQIKHIYISPGHNYYGRYGKGSLDHEIQEKEKIEVVAGKGVVGDRFFDYKEDYKGQITFFDWAVYEQVKEKVVKGELDPSAFRRNVMVSGVDLNELIGKRFEIDGVEFTGSGECSPCFWMDEACAEGTEEFLKGRGGLRARILTDGELFAGEYELRVLGDNE, encoded by the coding sequence ATGAAGATACAGATCAAGCACATCTACATTTCGCCAGGACACAATTACTACGGACGCTACGGCAAAGGCTCTTTGGATCATGAGATCCAAGAAAAAGAGAAGATTGAAGTCGTGGCCGGTAAGGGTGTGGTCGGAGATCGGTTCTTCGACTACAAGGAGGATTACAAAGGGCAGATCACCTTCTTTGATTGGGCGGTCTATGAGCAGGTCAAAGAGAAAGTGGTGAAGGGAGAACTCGATCCTTCAGCGTTTCGCCGCAATGTGATGGTAAGTGGCGTCGATTTAAACGAGCTGATTGGCAAACGTTTTGAAATCGATGGGGTGGAATTCACTGGGTCTGGTGAATGCTCTCCATGCTTCTGGATGGACGAGGCTTGTGCCGAGGGGACCGAGGAGTTTCTGAAAGGTAGAGGTGGTCTGCGCGCACGAATCCTGACCGACGGGGAATTGTTTGCCGGAGAATATGAACTCAGGGTGTTAGGCGACAATGAGTGA
- the moaA gene encoding GTP 3',8-cyclase MoaA has translation MQEVQDKLGRQLRDLRISVTDRCNFRCRYCMPAEVFGAGYEFLPKDEILRFGEVERLAKVFVSMGVRKLRLTGGEPLLRRDLHVLVRKLAEIEGVEDLAMTTNGVLLAAKAEEMKKAGLQRVTVSLDAMDQDIFGAMNGVGAKVERVVEGIDAALAVGLGVKINAVVKKGVNEGEVPKLAAFARERQIPVRFIEYMDTGNANRWKLDEVMPTADLLAQLKQVYPLQAVCDPKLGETSERFHLPGVDGFEVGFISSVTRPFCRDCNRARLSADGHLFTCLFASVGHDVKALVRGGFDDEALATQLAAIWSVRVDRYSEERAGMKEIPKKAEMSYLGG, from the coding sequence GTGCAGGAAGTACAGGACAAGCTGGGACGGCAATTACGGGATTTGAGGATCTCCGTGACGGACCGTTGTAATTTCCGCTGTCGCTATTGCATGCCGGCTGAGGTCTTTGGAGCCGGGTACGAGTTTCTGCCGAAGGATGAGATTCTTCGCTTTGGGGAAGTCGAGCGGCTGGCCAAGGTCTTTGTAAGTATGGGCGTGAGAAAGTTGCGTCTGACTGGCGGTGAACCGCTGCTTAGGAGAGACCTTCATGTGTTGGTGAGGAAGCTTGCGGAGATTGAAGGCGTGGAAGATCTCGCCATGACGACCAATGGTGTCTTGCTGGCAGCCAAGGCGGAGGAGATGAAGAAGGCTGGATTGCAGAGAGTGACCGTCTCTCTCGATGCGATGGATCAGGATATTTTCGGAGCCATGAATGGCGTAGGGGCCAAGGTGGAGCGTGTGGTCGAGGGAATCGATGCTGCGCTCGCTGTGGGGCTTGGGGTGAAGATAAACGCGGTAGTGAAGAAAGGTGTCAATGAGGGGGAAGTACCCAAGCTGGCAGCCTTTGCCCGTGAGCGTCAAATTCCGGTACGTTTTATTGAGTACATGGATACAGGCAATGCCAACCGCTGGAAGCTGGATGAAGTGATGCCTACGGCTGATTTGTTGGCTCAGTTGAAACAAGTCTATCCGCTGCAGGCGGTCTGCGACCCTAAACTGGGTGAAACCTCCGAGAGGTTCCATTTGCCGGGAGTCGATGGTTTCGAAGTCGGGTTTATCAGCTCGGTAACTCGACCGTTCTGCCGTGATTGTAACCGTGCACGTCTCTCTGCTGATGGACATTTGTTTACCTGCCTTTTTGCCTCAGTGGGGCATGATGTGAAGGCGCTGGTGCGGGGTGGATTTGATGATGAGGCTCTGGCCACGCAGCTGGCTGCCATATGGTCAGTCAGGGTGGACCGCTATTCTGAAGAAAGGGCTGGCATGAAAGAGATTCCGAAAAAGGCCGAGATGAGCTATCTTGGCGGTTAG